The genomic segment GCATCCCCACGGGTTGCAGCTTCTCGGGCTGCACGCCCTTGATCGCGAAGGAGATTTTCCCGATCTCGGCCTTCGTCGCCGCATCGAAGACCGCCACCGTGCCGCCGATCTCGGAGCTCACCCAGAGCTCGGCGCCATCGGGGCTGAACTCGGCATGGCGGGGGCGCGCGTCGACGAGGCTGTTGGCGATCACCTGATGGGTCGCGGTGTCGATCCAATGCGCCATGTTGGTGGTCTCGGAGGTGGTGACCTGCACCCGGCCATCGGGCGAGATCCCCATCCCCTCGGGCTCGACGCCGACATCGATCTGGGCGACGAGCTTGCGGGTCTGGGTGTCGACGACGGTGGTGATCGCGTCATCTTCATTGGCGATGTAGAGCAGCCGGTCATCGGGGGCGAGGACGAATTGCTCGGGGTCTTCGCCCGAGGGCAGGTCATGCAAGATCGCGCCGGTGGCGGGGTCCATCACCTGCACCGCGTCGCTGTCGGA from the Rhodobacter xanthinilyticus genome contains:
- a CDS encoding YVTN family beta-propeller repeat protein, which gives rise to MIRALLLSTFLAAPALADEIWVTNEMDDSVSVIDVATLTVKATYPTGERPRGLTFSRDFSRLYICASDSDAVQVMDPATGAILHDLPSGEDPEQFVLAPDDRLLYIANEDDAITTVVDTQTRKLVAQIDVGVEPEGMGISPDGRVQVTTSETTNMAHWIDTATHQVIANSLVDARPRHAEFSPDGAELWVSSEIGGTVAVFDAATKAEIGKISFAIKGVQPEKLQPVGMRFSPDATKVFVALGPANHIAVVDAASRTVERYILVGRRVWHMAISPDETMLFTTNGVSGDVTAIDLATLEPVATIKVGRFPWGAAARPTSD